A genomic region of Colletes latitarsis isolate SP2378_abdomen chromosome 7, iyColLati1, whole genome shotgun sequence contains the following coding sequences:
- the LOC143343528 gene encoding uncharacterized protein LOC143343528, producing the protein MPCGSKTKSFKICRCVCKWRCRCLIPREKKPGPPFGSGSKRDAIVGMHPKFNTVNVDSPPVGLYDPRSIERKSTTASWKRELETKEFSATMGGLLEKYAIERSLMKTGLGPGTHEILQWPENVLHKACKTIQRDVGFGTVPLFKPAPVCTNPGPGRS; encoded by the exons ATGCCTTGCGGATCTAAGACGAAATCGTTCAAAATTTGTCGATGCGTCTGCAAATGGCGATGTCGGTGTTTGATTCCCCGAGAGAAAAAACCCGGACCGCCTTTTGGCAGTGGATCGAAACGCGACGCGATCGTCGGAATGCACCCAAAATTTAACACCGTCAATGTCGATTCCCCGCCTGTAGGATTGTACGATCCCCGATCCATCGAGAGAAAATCCACTACCGCGAG TTGGAAAAGGGAGTTGGAAACTAAAGAGTTCTCGGCGACAATGGGAGGTCTGTTAGAAAAATACGCCATAGAGAGGAGTCTGATGAAGACGGGATTAGGGCCTGGAACACACGAAATATTGCAGTGGCCTGAGAATGTTTTGCACAAGGCTTGCAAAACTATTCAAAGGGACGTTGGATTTGGAACTGTTCCCCTTTTCAAACCTGCTCCGGTGTGTACTAATCCTGGACCAGGTAGATCGTAA
- the LOC143343310 gene encoding ciliary microtubule-associated protein 2: protein MDERKRVGSSCVPTFEYDGLQPRFQTISKPWSLPCNLYDVRHPDSLEATLRKVTGKRGPYDLFTGPRDDSTLIGYQKVAKLIDYGDWPKSLPSEIFCKSNYFKGRWTTCPRFPKISGVRLMLQDLALCYKDPKHPGPGHYNPKLPRKPKNAKQYPFDSNIEHVRPGPSLEIRPGPGRYKIKETGSVKGHGWTFVFKSKAPRTDFIFIPTYNSF from the exons ATGGATGAAAGAAAACGTGTTGGTTCTTCGTGTGTACCCACTTTTGAATACGATGGCCTGCAACCTAGGTTTCAAACGATCTCAAAACCCTGGAGTCTGCCTTGCAATTT ATACGACGTGAGGCATCCAGATAGTCTCGAAGCAACTCTGAGGAAAGTCACTGGGAAAAGGGGCCCCTACGATTTATTTACAG GGCCAAGAGACGATAGTACGCTCATTGGTTACCAGAAAGTCGCGAAATTGATTGATTATGGCGACTGGCCTAAATCGCTACCGAGCGAGATATTCTGCAAGTCGAACTATTTTAAAGGACGTTGGACCACTTGTCCAAG ATTCCCAAAGATATCAGGCGTGAGATTAATGTTGCAAGATCTCGCGTTGTGTTACAAGGACCCTAAGCATCCAGGACCCGGACACTATAATCCAAAATTACCCAGAAAACCAAAGAACGCGAAGCAGTATCCGTTTGACAGTAATATTGAACACGTGAGACCAGGCCCGTCGTTAGAAATTCGTCCTGGTCCAGGAAGATACAAAATTAAAGAAACTGGTAGCGTAAAAGGGCATGGATGGACCTTTGTTTTCAAGAGTAAAGCGCCACGAACGGACTTCATATTTATACCTACGTACAATAGTTTCTAA